In Pseudonocardia sp. C8, one genomic interval encodes:
- a CDS encoding DUF2470 domain-containing protein, translating into MGTTRTRRPPTPAVAERARSLITRGGRAALVGTGEPEPCTPLMHHAWPDGTTDLLLPDDHVVRRHARLAPDGLPVMLELTGTTPVPLAEPVRELMWLLGRLHEPDDRIGRERALRLAEKAPHPNLLDAGRGATLLRLHPSSGVYSDAEGCAPVSPAELAAAAPDPFCTVEQAWLEHLDRAHPDMLSALRRHLPPALRDAAETAGRIRPIGVDRFGMRIRVPVAGGTQDVRLAFSAEAATPAELQKRFTELVGCPVRQA; encoded by the coding sequence GTGGGAACCACCCGCACGCGCCGCCCGCCGACGCCCGCCGTCGCCGAGCGCGCCCGCAGCCTGATCACCCGTGGCGGCCGCGCCGCACTCGTCGGAACGGGCGAACCGGAGCCGTGCACGCCGCTGATGCATCACGCGTGGCCGGACGGGACGACCGACCTGTTGCTGCCCGACGACCACGTGGTGCGCCGGCACGCCCGGCTGGCACCCGACGGCCTGCCGGTCATGCTGGAGCTGACCGGGACCACCCCGGTCCCGCTCGCGGAGCCGGTGCGCGAGCTGATGTGGCTGCTCGGGCGGCTGCACGAGCCGGACGACCGGATCGGGCGGGAACGCGCGCTGCGGCTCGCCGAGAAGGCGCCGCACCCGAACCTGCTCGACGCCGGCCGCGGCGCCACCCTGCTGCGGTTGCACCCGTCGTCGGGCGTCTACTCCGACGCCGAGGGCTGCGCGCCGGTCTCCCCCGCCGAGCTGGCGGCCGCCGCCCCGGACCCGTTCTGCACGGTCGAGCAGGCCTGGCTGGAGCATCTGGACCGGGCCCACCCGGACATGCTGTCCGCGCTGCGCCGGCACCTCCCGCCGGCGCTGCGGGACGCCGCCGAGACGGCCGGGCGGATCCGGCCGATCGGCGTCGACCGGTTCGGGATGCGGATACGCGTACCGGTGGCCGGCGGGACCCAGGACGTCCGGCTGGCGTTCTCCGCCGAGGCGGCGACCCCGGCCGAGTTGCAGAAGCGGTTCACCGAGCTGGTCGGCTGCCCGGTCCGGCAGGCGTAG
- a CDS encoding DUF5926 family protein, with the protein MGKKTRNRATRSEGDNPRRPCPCGSGKRYKVCHGAGDDVIVIRPFEGLAAEPDLVAMREFLPSATAALPVRSGGPVTLASVLPGASAAIVRDNGDILLGMQVQTRSGDLSADLAGALAWARSAEPGSSLPVVGPDRRTGERLQDVLDPETPLEPTVHADFGWWLPGDTPDPEAQAMLERANAVIMPTEAVAAPGVRGAYWVDTGSKAHVRWVRTEDETVLMGALARLSHQGGLELGEGSRYAGSFRAHGLLVPVWDVDREMHSSEWAGPAAEFAKRLDEVLAGLADTPLTDAEHRAREVLAGKQITLR; encoded by the coding sequence ATGGGCAAGAAGACGCGCAACCGTGCCACCCGGTCCGAGGGCGACAACCCCCGCCGGCCGTGTCCGTGCGGATCCGGCAAGCGGTACAAGGTCTGCCACGGGGCCGGTGACGATGTCATCGTCATCCGCCCGTTCGAGGGCCTGGCCGCCGAACCGGACCTCGTCGCGATGCGGGAGTTCCTGCCGTCGGCGACGGCCGCGCTGCCGGTCCGCTCGGGTGGTCCGGTGACCCTGGCGTCGGTGCTGCCCGGCGCGTCCGCGGCGATCGTCCGCGACAACGGCGACATCCTGCTCGGGATGCAGGTGCAGACCCGCTCCGGGGACCTGTCCGCCGACCTGGCCGGCGCGCTGGCCTGGGCCCGGTCGGCCGAGCCCGGCTCGTCGCTGCCGGTCGTCGGGCCGGACCGGCGCACCGGGGAGCGGCTGCAGGACGTGCTCGACCCGGAGACGCCGCTCGAGCCGACCGTGCACGCCGACTTCGGCTGGTGGCTGCCCGGGGACACCCCGGACCCGGAGGCGCAGGCGATGCTGGAGCGCGCCAACGCGGTGATCATGCCGACCGAGGCGGTCGCCGCACCGGGCGTGCGCGGGGCGTACTGGGTGGACACGGGCTCGAAGGCGCACGTCCGCTGGGTGCGCACCGAGGACGAGACGGTCCTGATGGGCGCGCTGGCCCGGCTGTCCCACCAGGGTGGGCTGGAGCTGGGGGAGGGGTCCCGCTACGCGGGGTCGTTCCGGGCGCACGGGCTGCTCGTCCCGGTCTGGGACGTGGACCGGGAGATGCACTCGTCGGAGTGGGCGGGCCCCGCCGCGGAGTTCGCGAAGCGCCTCGACGAGGTGCTCGCCGGGCTGGCGGACACGCCGCTCACCGACGCCGAGCACCGGGCCCGCGAGGTGCTCGCCGGAAAGCAGATCACCCTCCGGTAG
- a CDS encoding DUF3817 domain-containing protein, producing the protein MTVASALKAFRISAWVTGVGLLLLTFYAMPAKYLFGDPRPVAMIGMVHGFLYMIYIVCTLILAERCRWKPVFAVVILAAGTIPIASFVAERKVTRKVQAEHLPAAGS; encoded by the coding sequence ATGACCGTCGCCAGCGCGCTCAAGGCCTTCCGGATCTCGGCCTGGGTCACCGGTGTGGGCCTGCTCCTGCTGACCTTCTACGCGATGCCGGCCAAGTACCTCTTCGGCGACCCGCGCCCGGTCGCGATGATCGGGATGGTGCACGGCTTCCTGTACATGATCTACATCGTGTGCACGCTCATCCTGGCCGAGCGGTGCCGCTGGAAGCCGGTGTTCGCCGTCGTGATCCTGGCGGCGGGCACGATCCCGATCGCCTCGTTCGTCGCCGAGCGCAAGGTCACCCGGAAGGTGCAGGCCGAGCACCTGCCCGCCGCCGGCTCCTGA
- a CDS encoding cytochrome P450, producing MPLFDPADPGFLADPYPAYAELRAAGPVHHHPGLGLPVAVTHAACSAVLRDRGLGRIWADAEPSSELAAFNLLHHNSLLEREGEPHTRLRRLVASAFARGHTERLAPLVRARAEHLVGELVRRVHDGEPADLVELVAEPLPVAVIADLLGVPEDRRAPLRDWSDAIVRMYEPDPGEDGRRAAERASAEFVAMLRDLVAERRASGTTAIPTSGSDLVADLLAVREAARSISDDELVGTAALLLMAGHEATVNVIGNGVYALLEHPDQWRRLLADPGLIPTAVEELIRFDAPLQLFERTAMRDTTIAGHPVPAGTRIGALLGAAGRDPAAFGADADRPDVTRSPNPHLGFGAGVHYCLGAPLARLEIAEVLRALLLRLPDAAAHGTPSRRPRFVMRGWAELRLTR from the coding sequence GTGCCCCTCTTCGATCCGGCAGACCCCGGTTTCCTCGCCGACCCCTATCCCGCCTACGCCGAGCTGCGGGCCGCCGGCCCGGTGCACCACCACCCCGGTCTGGGCCTGCCGGTCGCGGTGACGCACGCGGCCTGCTCGGCGGTGCTGCGCGACCGCGGCCTGGGCCGGATCTGGGCCGACGCCGAGCCGTCGTCCGAGCTCGCGGCGTTCAACCTGCTCCACCACAACTCGCTGCTGGAACGGGAGGGCGAGCCGCACACCCGGCTCCGCCGCCTGGTCGCCTCGGCGTTCGCCCGCGGGCACACCGAGCGGCTCGCCCCGCTGGTCCGCGCCCGGGCCGAGCACCTCGTCGGCGAGCTGGTCCGCCGGGTGCACGACGGCGAGCCGGCGGACCTGGTCGAGCTGGTCGCGGAGCCGCTGCCGGTCGCCGTGATCGCCGACCTGCTCGGGGTGCCGGAGGACCGGCGGGCGCCGCTGCGGGACTGGTCGGACGCGATCGTCCGGATGTACGAGCCCGACCCGGGCGAGGACGGTCGCCGCGCCGCCGAACGGGCCTCCGCGGAGTTCGTGGCGATGCTCCGCGACCTGGTCGCCGAGCGCCGCGCCAGCGGCACCACCGCGATCCCCACGAGCGGGAGCGACCTGGTCGCCGACCTCCTCGCCGTGCGGGAGGCGGCGAGGAGCATCTCGGACGACGAGCTCGTCGGCACGGCGGCGCTCCTGCTCATGGCCGGGCACGAGGCGACGGTGAACGTGATCGGCAACGGGGTGTACGCGCTGCTGGAGCATCCGGATCAGTGGCGACGGCTGCTGGCCGACCCCGGGCTGATCCCCACGGCGGTCGAGGAGTTGATCCGGTTCGACGCGCCGCTGCAGCTGTTCGAGCGGACGGCCATGCGCGACACCACGATCGCCGGACACCCGGTCCCCGCGGGGACCCGGATCGGGGCCCTGCTGGGCGCCGCCGGGCGCGACCCCGCGGCGTTCGGCGCGGACGCCGACCGGCCGGACGTCACCCGGTCCCCCAACCCGCACCTCGGCTTCGGCGCCGGCGTGCACTACTGCCTCGGCGCGCCGCTGGCCCGGCTGGAGATCGCCGAGGTGCTCCGCGCGCTGCTGCTCCGGTTGCCGGACGCCGCCGCCCACGGGACCCCGTCCCGGAGGCCGCGCTTCGTCATGCGTGGCTGGGCGGAACTACGACTCACAAGATAG
- a CDS encoding ferritin yields the protein MTDETKFHALLRDQVRSELTASQQYLAVAVWLDGQDLPRLAAHFYAQALEERNHAMSMVQYQLDNDLTATIPAIDAVQNEFTSVEEVVQLALTQEKQVTEQITTLARTARDEGDYLGEQFVQWFLKEQVEEVASMSTLLTIVRRAEGNLFNIEDFVAREMTSEGADPTAPAVAGGRV from the coding sequence ATGACCGACGAGACCAAGTTCCACGCCCTGCTCCGCGACCAGGTCCGGAGCGAGCTCACCGCGAGCCAGCAGTACCTCGCCGTGGCCGTCTGGCTGGACGGCCAGGACCTCCCCCGGCTGGCGGCGCACTTCTACGCCCAGGCCCTCGAGGAGCGCAACCACGCCATGAGCATGGTCCAGTACCAGCTGGACAACGACCTGACGGCCACGATCCCGGCCATCGACGCGGTCCAGAACGAGTTCACCTCCGTCGAGGAGGTCGTGCAGCTCGCGCTGACCCAGGAGAAGCAGGTCACCGAGCAGATCACCACGCTCGCCCGGACCGCCCGCGACGAGGGCGACTACCTCGGCGAGCAGTTCGTGCAGTGGTTCCTCAAGGAGCAGGTCGAGGAGGTCGCCTCGATGTCGACCCTGCTCACCATCGTCCGGCGGGCCGAGGGCAACCTCTTCAACATCGAGGACTTCGTGGCCCGCGAGATGACGTCGGAGGGTGCGGACCCGACCGCGCCCGCGGTCGCCGGCGGCCGCGTCTGA
- a CDS encoding CPBP family intramembrane glutamic endopeptidase produces MTTTGGRPTLRGWLAPDRPAEPATVTDPRERRLIGLEIAVVLTVTLGLSALRSALSLLEALLAPAPLSDQQVALNAPASTDTWIDLAFQLVRALQLAGWGALAAYLLLRAGFALRRVGLDRRRPGRDTLHAAGLAALIGIPGLGLYLLGRAAGITPDVAPSTLTDAWWRIPVLIVSAAANSWAEEVVMIGYLLTRFRQLGWSENRSALVAALLRGCYHLYQGVGAFAGNVVMGVVFARYWQRSSRLWPLVAAHLLIDVVAFVGYALLVDVLPF; encoded by the coding sequence GTGACGACGACCGGTGGCCGACCCACGCTGCGCGGCTGGCTCGCCCCGGACCGGCCGGCCGAGCCCGCGACCGTCACCGACCCCCGGGAACGACGGCTGATCGGCCTGGAGATCGCCGTCGTCCTGACCGTGACGCTCGGGCTGTCCGCGCTCCGCAGCGCGCTGTCGCTGCTGGAGGCGCTGCTCGCGCCCGCGCCCCTGTCCGACCAGCAGGTGGCGCTGAACGCACCGGCGTCCACCGACACCTGGATCGACCTGGCGTTCCAGCTGGTCCGCGCGCTGCAGCTGGCCGGGTGGGGCGCGCTGGCCGCCTACCTGCTGCTGCGCGCCGGGTTCGCGCTGCGCCGGGTGGGGCTGGACCGGCGGCGGCCGGGCCGCGACACCCTGCACGCGGCCGGGCTGGCGGCGCTGATCGGCATCCCCGGGCTCGGGCTGTACCTGCTCGGCCGGGCGGCCGGGATCACCCCGGACGTCGCACCGAGCACCCTCACCGACGCCTGGTGGCGGATCCCGGTGCTGATCGTCTCGGCGGCCGCGAACTCCTGGGCCGAGGAGGTCGTCATGATCGGCTACCTGCTCACCCGGTTCCGGCAGCTGGGCTGGTCGGAGAACCGCTCCGCGCTCGTCGCCGCCCTGCTGCGCGGGTGCTACCACCTCTACCAGGGGGTCGGGGCGTTCGCCGGGAACGTCGTCATGGGTGTGGTGTTCGCCCGCTACTGGCAGCGGTCCAGCCGGCTCTGGCCGCTCGTCGCGGCCCACCTGCTGATCGACGTCGTGGCGTTCGTGGGCTACGCGCTGCTGGTGGACGTGCTGCCGTTCTGA